The following are encoded together in the Gammaproteobacteria bacterium genome:
- a CDS encoding LamG domain-containing protein: MSAFINITHRWRQIAYAAVVGSFVLMLGACTGDSTSVEALPNTNTGTGDVPNYSGPPPKTDDVQRFKINVWDNLVPENRCGSCHIEGGQAPMFVRRDDINLAYAEANTVVNLADPGASRMVQKVAGGHNCWLSSAQACADIIQGYIEDWAGGALGGQGKTIKLVPPPIKDPGASRNFPSDSTAFGTTIYPLLKQYCAGCHSEDAATPQSPYFASADVDAAYLAAQAKINLDNPADSRFVVRLRTEFHNCWSDCAADSQAMEDAIVQFANGIPLTQIDPSLITSKALLLTDGILANTGGRHENNVIAKWEFKTGQGTTAFDTSGVDPAIDLTLMGDVSWVGGWGIQIRDGRAQGTTAASKKLYDLLTATGEYSIEAWVAPANVTQEGPARIISYSGGTTVRNFTVGQTLYNYDFLNRSSNTNANGEPALSTPDNLEVLQAALQHVVVNFDPVNGRTIYVNGEKIDVPDPAPGGTLSDWDDTFAFVLGNEVSGDRLWQGIIRFVAIHNHPLTPQQIRDNYKVGVGERFWLLFSVSHLVNIPDAYVVFEVSQFDDYSYLFNKPFFISLNSEANVDGLVIKGLRIGLNGREVAVGQAYANLDVTITNSQYSTAEGQSLSSLGTVIPLEKGPAGDEFFLTFDQIGNRTYARTEPPVPPAPPAADIGPFPDIGLRTFEEISASMSVITGVSQNHPDVVATYENVKQALPTKEDIMTFSSAHQMAITQLGIEYCNALVEDAGLRTALFGSAFDFNESDMAVAFSAARRDMILDPLLARVMNADPNGNPVNLGTQPDLATVKTELNALIDRLITCGNSCPADRTKTVVKAVCAAAISNATLLLQ; the protein is encoded by the coding sequence ATGAGCGCATTCATCAATATAACTCACCGCTGGCGTCAAATTGCTTACGCCGCAGTCGTTGGAAGTTTTGTCCTGATGCTGGGTGCCTGTACTGGTGACAGCACGTCGGTTGAAGCCTTGCCCAATACCAATACAGGCACAGGTGACGTCCCCAATTACAGCGGCCCACCCCCGAAAACGGATGACGTACAGCGCTTCAAAATTAATGTATGGGATAACCTAGTGCCCGAAAACCGGTGTGGTAGCTGTCACATCGAAGGAGGCCAGGCGCCAATGTTTGTGCGCCGTGACGACATCAATCTCGCCTACGCCGAAGCAAACACCGTTGTCAACCTGGCCGACCCAGGCGCATCACGCATGGTGCAAAAGGTCGCCGGTGGACACAATTGTTGGCTGAGCAGTGCCCAAGCGTGTGCGGATATTATTCAGGGTTACATTGAAGACTGGGCAGGTGGCGCGCTAGGCGGCCAAGGCAAAACGATCAAATTGGTGCCGCCACCCATCAAAGACCCGGGGGCCAGTCGTAACTTCCCAAGTGACAGCACCGCATTCGGCACAACCATCTATCCTTTGCTCAAGCAATATTGTGCTGGCTGCCATTCAGAGGATGCCGCCACACCGCAGTCGCCATATTTCGCCTCAGCCGACGTGGACGCCGCCTATTTAGCCGCGCAAGCCAAGATCAATCTCGACAACCCGGCGGACTCACGTTTTGTTGTCCGGTTGCGGACAGAATTCCATAACTGTTGGAGCGATTGTGCTGCGGACTCGCAAGCGATGGAAGACGCCATTGTCCAGTTTGCCAACGGCATCCCGCTGACACAGATTGATCCATCCCTTATCACAAGTAAGGCTTTACTCTTGACCGATGGCATCCTTGCCAATACAGGCGGTCGCCATGAAAACAACGTCATCGCCAAATGGGAATTCAAAACCGGTCAAGGCACGACGGCATTTGATACCAGTGGGGTGGATCCTGCCATTGACCTGACGCTGATGGGTGACGTCAGTTGGGTTGGTGGCTGGGGTATCCAAATCAGGGACGGTCGAGCCCAAGGCACTACGGCCGCCAGTAAGAAACTCTATGACTTGTTGACAGCCACGGGCGAGTACAGCATTGAAGCGTGGGTCGCGCCGGCGAATGTCACGCAAGAAGGCCCGGCCAGAATTATTAGTTATTCTGGCGGAACCACCGTGCGAAACTTTACCGTTGGCCAAACACTCTACAACTACGATTTCCTCAACCGAAGCTCCAATACCAATGCCAACGGTGAACCAGCACTATCTACCCCTGATAACCTCGAGGTGTTACAAGCTGCCTTACAACACGTCGTGGTTAACTTTGATCCGGTGAACGGTCGCACCATCTATGTCAATGGTGAAAAAATCGATGTTCCGGATCCGGCGCCCGGTGGCACGCTCAGCGACTGGGACGATACATTCGCCTTCGTGCTTGGCAATGAGGTGTCCGGGGATCGATTGTGGCAAGGTATCATTCGATTTGTCGCCATCCACAATCATCCACTGACGCCGCAGCAAATTCGCGACAACTATAAAGTTGGCGTCGGAGAGCGTTTTTGGCTGCTATTCTCGGTGTCGCATCTGGTCAACATTCCCGATGCTTATGTTGTCTTCGAAGTCAGTCAGTTTGATGACTACAGTTACCTGTTTAACAAACCATTCTTCATCAGCCTAAATAGCGAGGCCAACGTCGATGGGCTGGTCATCAAAGGTTTACGAATCGGCCTGAATGGTCGCGAAGTGGCCGTTGGACAAGCCTACGCAAACCTTGATGTCACCATAACGAACAGTCAGTACTCGACCGCGGAGGGACAATCGCTATCGTCGCTTGGTACCGTCATCCCACTTGAAAAAGGCCCGGCGGGCGATGAGTTTTTCCTCACCTTTGACCAAATTGGCAACCGGACTTACGCAAGAACGGAACCACCTGTACCGCCGGCTCCACCCGCTGCAGATATCGGCCCGTTCCCAGACATCGGTTTACGAACCTTCGAAGAAATCAGTGCCTCGATGTCGGTCATCACCGGCGTCAGCCAAAACCATCCGGATGTTGTCGCGACCTACGAAAATGTCAAACAAGCGCTGCCAACGAAAGAAGACATCATGACCTTCAGTTCCGCGCACCAGATGGCCATCACCCAATTGGGCATCGAATATTGTAATGCGCTGGTCGAGGATGCCGGCCTTCGCACGGCCCTCTTTGGCAGCGCCTTTGATTTTAACGAGTCAGACATGGCCGTCGCTTTTTCAGCCGCGCGTCGCGACATGATCCTCGATCCTTTACTGGCTCGTGTCATGAATGCCGACCCGAATGGAAATCCGGTGAACCTAGGCACCCAACCGGATTTGGCCACAGTCAAAACCGAACTCAATGCCCTGATCGATAGGTTGATCACCTGTGGCAACAGCTGTCCGGCTGACAGAACCAAGACAGTGGTCAAAGCGGTGTGTGCCGCCGCGATCAGTAATGCCACCTTATTGTTGCAATAG